ACCAACCATACCAGTCAACAAATCAAACTTGTAAATAGCTGCAGCTCGCGCTACGTCTTTCATTTCTTGCTTAGATAACTGAGCTTTTTCTGCTAAAAGGGCTGCAATTTTTGCTGTTCGCTCCATGTGCTCTGCTAGAGAGCCGATTTTTTCATGGAAGGTCACATTTTTCAACTTTTCAACCAAATCAGAAATAACCAATCGTTGGTCTTCGCGCCAGAAAAATTCTGCATCTTCCAAACGAGCTACCAACACTTTCTGATTCCCTTTGACCACATTTTCGAGATGTTCTGCATTTCCGTTACGTACCGATACAAAATATGGAAGAAGTTTGCCATTTTCATTACGAACAACAAAGTAGCGTTGATTGACTTTCATGGAAGTCACGAGGACTTCCTCAGGTACCTCCAGATAACGCTCGTCAAAACGTCCGATAAAAGCGGTTGGGTATTCAATTAAATTCAGCACTTCGTCCAGCAAATCTTCGTCAATCTCCACATGAACGTTGTGCATTTTCTCGATTTCTTTGATTTGATCCAAAATCATGTTTTCGCGTTCCATTGGGCTGGCAATGACAAAAACTTTGCGCAAGTCCTCTTCATAAGAATCTGCTGACTGAATCTTCACTTCATGACCGAGAAAACGATGACCCCGACTTGTCCGTCCGCTTTCAATATCGAACAAATTCATCAAAAAGGACTCATCGTCCAACAACACAGTTAGGGTATGAACGGGACGGATATATTCAAATGTATTGCTCCCCCAGTGCATATTGACCGGAAAGCTTAGTGAAGTCAGCACATCAACAACTCCGTCAATCAATTCTTCAACAGGTTTTCCGATTTCTTGCTTGGTCACATAGACATATTCTTCGCCTTTGACTTCACGGAATGTGATATCTTCAACAGTCAAGCCTTTTCCACGAACAAAACCTTGCGCGGCTTTAGTGAAATTTCCATCTGCATCCAAAGCAATCTTCTTGCTTGGACCTTTAAAATCTTCTGTTAAGTCCGTTTGCTTCTCACTTAAATTGGACACGCGCACAGCCAAGCGACGAGGAGTTGAAAACATTTCAATCTTATCAAAAGTTAAACGATTGTCTGTTAAAAAGGCTGCCATTTTATCACGCAATTGTTTCATGCTTAGTGTTACAACATAGGCAGGCATTTCTTCTAACCCTAACTCAACCAATAAATTCTTTGTCATTTTTATTCCTCCTCAGCCAATAATTTCTCACGTGTTACTTTGTCTAACAATGGATAGCCTAGCCGTTTGCGTTCTGCCACAAAGGTTTTAGCAACAATACGTGCTAAATTCCGAATCCGAGCAATATAACCGGCACGCTCTGTTACGGAAACCGCTCCGCGAGCATCCAATAAATTAAAAGTATGAGAGCATTTCAATACATAATCATAAGCAGGGTGCACAAGATTATATTCCAAGCAGCGTTTTGCTTCTGCTTCAAAATGATCAAAATTTTCTAAAAGCAAGGCTTGGTCGCTCACTTCAAAACTGTATTTTGAATGTTCAAATTCTGGCTGACGGAAAATTTCGCCGTACTTAACTCCATCTGCCCATTCAATATCATAAACAGAATCCACTTCTTGAATATAAGATGCCAAACGTTCTAAACCATAGGTAACTTCAGATGTAACTGGACTGGTAGATAAACCACCGACCTGTTGGAAATACGTAAACTGTGTAATCTCCATCCCGTCAAGCCATACTTCCCAACCCAAACCTGCAGAACCAGTTGAAGGATTTTCCCAGTTGTCTTCGACAAAGCGAATATCGTGCTCTAGCGGGTTAATTCCTAACAATTCCAATGATTGTAAATACAACTCTTGAATGTTGCTAGGACTTGGTTTCATTACAACCTGAAACTGATGATGTTGGTAAAGGCGATTCGGATTTTCACCATATCGTCCATCTGCTGGACGACGTGAAGGCTCTACATAAGCCGCATTCCATGGCTCAGGTCCAATAGCCCGTAAGAAAGTGTAGGGGCTCATCGTACCAGCACCTTTTTCATTATCGTAAGCCTGCATGAGCATACAACCCTGATCATTCCAAAACTGTTGCAACGTTAAAATAATTTCTTGGAAGGTTAACTTCTTCAGCATAATGTTTACTCCATTCTTTTTATTATAATATTCTTGTAACTTGAGCTTATAGTAGGAATATACTAGTCTCAACAAGTGAATCAATTTGACTAACAAAACAAAAAGCAGAACTGCACTCGATACG
This Streptococcus anginosus DNA region includes the following protein-coding sequences:
- the glyS gene encoding glycine--tRNA ligase subunit beta, translated to MTKNLLVELGLEEMPAYVVTLSMKQLRDKMAAFLTDNRLTFDKIEMFSTPRRLAVRVSNLSEKQTDLTEDFKGPSKKIALDADGNFTKAAQGFVRGKGLTVEDITFREVKGEEYVYVTKQEIGKPVEELIDGVVDVLTSLSFPVNMHWGSNTFEYIRPVHTLTVLLDDESFLMNLFDIESGRTSRGHRFLGHEVKIQSADSYEEDLRKVFVIASPMERENMILDQIKEIEKMHNVHVEIDEDLLDEVLNLIEYPTAFIGRFDERYLEVPEEVLVTSMKVNQRYFVVRNENGKLLPYFVSVRNGNAEHLENVVKGNQKVLVARLEDAEFFWREDQRLVISDLVEKLKNVTFHEKIGSLAEHMERTAKIAALLAEKAQLSKQEMKDVARAAAIYKFDLLTGMVGEFDELQGIMGEKYALLAGENKAVARAIQEHYLPTASDGELPDTKVGAILAIADKMDTILSFFSVGLIPSGSNDPYALRRATQGVVRILDKFGWHIALDELIEEIYALQFDSLTYSNKEQVLDFFRARIEKMMDSDVPKDIVSSVLNSSTFVVRDLVEVATLLAEKAQEDSFKSSVESLARVFNLAEKAETAGVVDESLFENAEEKALHAAVENLTLSDDLTDNIEELFALSPVIDAFFDNTMVMAEDEAIRANRLALLAALMTKAKKVAQFNQINTK
- the glyQ gene encoding glycine--tRNA ligase subunit alpha is translated as MLKKLTFQEIILTLQQFWNDQGCMLMQAYDNEKGAGTMSPYTFLRAIGPEPWNAAYVEPSRRPADGRYGENPNRLYQHHQFQVVMKPSPSNIQELYLQSLELLGINPLEHDIRFVEDNWENPSTGSAGLGWEVWLDGMEITQFTYFQQVGGLSTSPVTSEVTYGLERLASYIQEVDSVYDIEWADGVKYGEIFRQPEFEHSKYSFEVSDQALLLENFDHFEAEAKRCLEYNLVHPAYDYVLKCSHTFNLLDARGAVSVTERAGYIARIRNLARIVAKTFVAERKRLGYPLLDKVTREKLLAEEE